In a single window of the Micromonospora sp. WMMD1155 genome:
- a CDS encoding acyclic terpene utilization AtuA family protein, which produces MTRDCVRILVPSGMLGSGFPPEIVDRGLELGADVIALDGGSTDSGPYYLGTGTAKTTAAAVARDLRLLLRAAAKARIPLIVGSCGTSGTDSGVDWVAGIARGILAEEGLDLRVATIYSEQRATDLKDHLDKGRIHPLPPAGDLDPATLDSCRHIVAMMGHEPIAEALAGGADVVLAGRATDTALAAAFPLMAGMPAGPTWHAAKIIECGAQCTTNPRSSGVFATIDATGFTIEPLDPAVACTPTSVAAHMLYETADPFSMREPAGTLMVADATYRALDERRVRVEGSRFEPAPYTNKLEGARITGYETMSFTAIRDPHILGQITTWAELLRRVTADRVAQTLGLSADDYAFDIRLYGYDAVLEAKDPDTRTPREVGVMLLVSAADQQTATAVAKIANPLMLHLPTPDMDYLPSLAFPYSPAETERGAAYEFVLNHVVDVDSPTSLFRIHLPEDSDVR; this is translated from the coding sequence GTGACCCGCGACTGCGTACGCATTCTCGTGCCCTCCGGCATGCTCGGCTCGGGATTCCCGCCCGAGATCGTCGACCGTGGACTGGAACTCGGCGCCGATGTCATCGCCCTGGACGGAGGGTCCACCGACTCCGGCCCGTACTATCTGGGCACCGGCACCGCCAAGACCACCGCCGCGGCCGTGGCCCGCGACCTGCGCCTGCTGCTCCGGGCGGCGGCGAAGGCGCGCATTCCGCTGATCGTCGGGTCGTGCGGCACCAGCGGCACCGACTCCGGCGTGGACTGGGTCGCCGGGATCGCCCGTGGCATCCTGGCCGAGGAAGGGCTGGACCTGCGGGTGGCCACCATCTACAGCGAGCAGCGGGCCACCGACCTCAAGGACCATCTCGACAAGGGGCGAATCCACCCGCTTCCGCCGGCCGGCGACCTCGACCCGGCGACGTTGGACAGCTGCCGGCACATCGTCGCGATGATGGGCCACGAGCCGATCGCCGAGGCGCTGGCGGGCGGGGCCGACGTGGTACTGGCCGGGCGGGCCACCGACACCGCCCTGGCCGCCGCCTTCCCGCTGATGGCCGGCATGCCCGCCGGCCCGACCTGGCACGCTGCCAAGATCATCGAGTGTGGCGCGCAGTGCACCACGAACCCGCGCTCCAGCGGGGTCTTCGCCACCATCGACGCCACCGGCTTCACGATCGAGCCGCTCGACCCGGCCGTCGCCTGCACGCCCACCTCGGTCGCGGCGCACATGCTCTACGAGACCGCCGACCCGTTCTCGATGCGGGAACCGGCCGGCACGCTGATGGTCGCCGACGCCACCTACCGGGCCCTGGACGAGCGGCGGGTACGGGTGGAGGGCTCCCGGTTCGAGCCGGCCCCGTACACGAACAAGCTCGAGGGGGCGCGGATCACCGGCTATGAGACGATGTCGTTCACCGCCATCCGCGACCCGCACATCCTCGGCCAGATCACCACCTGGGCCGAGCTGCTGCGCCGGGTCACCGCGGATCGGGTCGCCCAGACGCTCGGGCTCAGCGCCGACGACTACGCCTTCGACATCCGCCTGTACGGCTACGACGCCGTGCTGGAGGCGAAGGACCCGGACACCCGGACACCCCGCGAGGTGGGCGTGATGCTCCTGGTCAGCGCCGCGGATCAGCAGACGGCCACCGCCGTCGCGAAGATCGCCAATCCGCTCATGCTGCACCTGCCCACGCCCGACATGGACTACCTGCCCAGCCTCGCGTTCCCCTACTCCCCCGCCGAGACCGAGCGCGGGGCGGCGTACGAGTTCGTCCTCAACCACGTCGTCGACGTGGACTCGCCCACCAGCCTCTTCCGCATCCACCTCCCGGAGGACAGCGATGTCCGGTAA
- a CDS encoding GDSL-type esterase/lipase family protein: MPTEHQWITTSVTADLLRGLVDLEATARGLLPHRLTAQARRQIPDDQLAMAEAQPSGVRLAFRTRATTIELDTLPTKRVYQGFPPPPDGVYDLLVNGRLAAQASVPDGNVRTVTDMFTQTSVLAEGPSGTARFAGLPEGAKDIEIWLPHTEITELIALRTDAPVEHTPPSGHRTWLHHGSSISHGSNAGHPTAIWPALAAAEGGVELVNLGFGGSALLDPFTARAMRDIPADLISVKIGINIVNSDVMRLRAFTPAVHGFLDTVREGHPTTPLLVVSAILCPVQEDTPGPLAPDFEGGTLRFKATGDPAERRAGRLTLNVIRDELARIVEQRSADDPNLHYLDGRDLYGEADYAELPLPDEVHPDPAGHRRIADNFARLAFGDGGPFATKTG; encoded by the coding sequence ATGCCGACCGAACACCAGTGGATCACCACCTCGGTCACCGCGGACCTCCTGCGTGGCCTTGTCGACCTGGAGGCGACCGCGCGCGGTCTACTGCCTCATCGGCTGACCGCCCAGGCGCGCCGGCAGATCCCCGACGACCAACTGGCCATGGCCGAGGCCCAGCCCTCCGGCGTGCGACTGGCTTTCCGCACCCGGGCCACCACCATCGAACTGGACACGCTGCCCACCAAGCGGGTCTACCAAGGCTTCCCGCCCCCGCCGGACGGCGTCTACGACCTGCTGGTCAACGGCCGCCTGGCCGCACAGGCCTCGGTGCCCGACGGCAACGTCCGGACGGTCACCGACATGTTCACTCAAACCTCTGTGCTGGCCGAAGGGCCGTCCGGCACAGCCCGCTTCGCGGGTCTGCCGGAGGGTGCGAAGGACATCGAGATCTGGCTTCCGCACACGGAGATCACCGAGTTGATCGCGCTGCGCACCGACGCGCCCGTCGAGCACACCCCGCCCAGCGGACACCGGACGTGGCTGCACCACGGCAGTTCCATCAGCCACGGCTCGAACGCCGGTCATCCCACCGCCATCTGGCCTGCCCTGGCCGCGGCCGAGGGCGGCGTGGAGCTGGTCAACCTGGGGTTCGGCGGGAGCGCGTTGCTCGACCCGTTCACCGCCCGCGCCATGCGGGACATCCCTGCGGACCTGATCAGTGTCAAGATCGGCATCAACATCGTCAACAGCGACGTGATGCGACTACGCGCCTTCACCCCTGCGGTCCACGGCTTCCTCGACACTGTCCGCGAAGGGCACCCGACCACACCACTGCTGGTCGTGTCCGCCATCCTGTGCCCGGTTCAAGAGGACACGCCCGGCCCTCTCGCGCCGGACTTCGAGGGCGGGACTCTGCGGTTCAAGGCCACGGGCGATCCGGCCGAGCGCCGCGCCGGCCGGCTGACCCTCAACGTCATCCGTGACGAACTCGCCCGGATCGTCGAACAGCGCTCGGCCGATGACCCGAACCTGCACTACCTCGACGGACGCGACCTGTACGGCGAGGCGGACTACGCCGAACTCCCACTTCCCGACGAGGTGCATCCCGACCCGGCCGGACATCGCCGTATCGCCGACAACTTCGCGCGGCTCGCGTTCGGTGACGGCGGTCCCTTCGCCACCAAGACCGGCTGA
- a CDS encoding NAD(P)/FAD-dependent oxidoreductase — translation MTTIEYDVVVIGAGPVGENVADRVVQGGLTAAIVERELVGGECSYWACMPTKALLRSASALRAARQLPGAREAVTGDLDAAAVLGRRDSFASHWQDDGQVSWLASAGIALHRGQGRITSARVVEVTGVDGVTTTLTARHAVVVATGSSALLPDIPGLREAAPWSSREAASASSVPRRLAIIGGGVVAAEMATAFAALGSSVTVLARDGVLPSAEPFAGELVTESLREAGVSVRLGAEAVAVHRDDSGAVHIRTASGERVEADEVLVAVGRTPNTQDIGLDRVGLAPGAWLAVDDTLRVVGGGEWLYAAGDLNRRVLLTHQGKYQARAVGDVIVARAKGEKVEDGRWGRHVATADERAVPQVVFTDPEIASVGLTAAAAEAAGLRTRVVDYDLGAVAGASLHADGYRGHARMVVDEDRKVIVGFTLAGPDVAELIHAATIAIVGEVPLDRLWHAVPAYPTVSEVWLRLLETYGR, via the coding sequence ATGACAACCATCGAGTACGACGTCGTCGTGATCGGTGCCGGTCCGGTCGGGGAGAACGTGGCCGATCGGGTCGTGCAGGGCGGGCTGACCGCCGCGATCGTCGAGCGGGAGTTGGTCGGCGGTGAGTGCTCGTACTGGGCCTGCATGCCGACCAAGGCGTTGCTGCGCAGCGCGTCCGCGTTGCGGGCGGCTCGGCAACTGCCGGGTGCGCGAGAGGCGGTGACGGGAGACCTGGACGCGGCTGCGGTGCTGGGCCGGCGGGACTCCTTCGCGTCCCATTGGCAGGACGACGGTCAGGTGTCCTGGCTGGCGTCGGCAGGCATCGCGCTGCACCGCGGTCAGGGTCGGATCACTTCCGCCCGCGTCGTCGAGGTGACCGGCGTCGACGGTGTCACGACGACGCTGACCGCGCGGCACGCGGTGGTCGTCGCGACCGGCAGCAGCGCCCTGTTGCCGGATATCCCGGGGCTGCGCGAGGCGGCGCCGTGGTCCAGCCGCGAGGCCGCTTCGGCCAGTTCGGTTCCCCGTCGGCTCGCCATCATCGGCGGTGGCGTGGTGGCGGCCGAGATGGCGACCGCGTTCGCCGCACTCGGGTCGTCGGTGACGGTGCTGGCTCGCGATGGTGTGTTGCCGTCGGCCGAGCCGTTCGCCGGCGAACTGGTCACGGAGTCGTTGCGCGAAGCCGGCGTGTCGGTACGCCTCGGCGCGGAGGCCGTCGCCGTCCATCGCGACGACAGCGGAGCCGTCCACATCAGGACCGCCTCCGGCGAGCGGGTCGAGGCCGACGAGGTGCTGGTGGCGGTCGGTCGCACACCCAACACTCAGGACATCGGCCTCGACCGGGTCGGGCTGGCGCCGGGTGCCTGGCTGGCGGTCGACGACACCCTGCGCGTCGTCGGCGGCGGTGAGTGGCTCTATGCGGCGGGCGATCTGAACCGGCGGGTGCTGCTGACCCATCAGGGCAAGTACCAGGCGCGGGCGGTGGGCGACGTGATCGTGGCCCGGGCGAAGGGCGAGAAGGTCGAGGACGGCCGGTGGGGCCGGCACGTGGCGACGGCCGACGAACGTGCGGTTCCGCAGGTGGTCTTCACCGACCCGGAGATCGCGTCGGTGGGCCTGACCGCGGCTGCGGCCGAGGCGGCTGGGCTGCGGACCCGCGTCGTGGACTACGACCTCGGGGCCGTCGCCGGAGCCTCCCTGCACGCCGATGGCTACCGGGGACACGCCCGCATGGTCGTCGACGAGGACCGAAAGGTGATCGTCGGCTTCACTCTGGCAGGCCCGGACGTCGCGGAACTGATCCATGCCGCGACCATCGCGATCGTCGGCGAGGTCCCGCTCGACCGGCTGTGGCACGCGGTTCCGGCCTACCCGACCGTCAGTGAGGTGTGGCTGCGGCTGTTGGAGACCTACGGCCGCTGA
- a CDS encoding TetR/AcrR family transcriptional regulator, with protein sequence MDRPGLTPERLTRAGAELADEVGFDQVTVSALARRFDVKVPSLYSHLKNSQDLRMRIALFALNELADRVADAVAGRAGRDALAAFADAYRDYAREHPGRYAAARLRLDPETAAASAGVRHAQMARAILRGYGLDEPDATHAVRMLGSVFHGYVSLELAGGFEHSAPDALESWEWIVDSLDAVLRNRSTR encoded by the coding sequence ATGGACAGACCAGGACTGACGCCGGAGCGTCTGACCCGAGCGGGGGCGGAACTGGCCGACGAGGTCGGCTTCGACCAGGTCACCGTCTCGGCGCTCGCTCGGCGGTTCGACGTCAAGGTCCCGAGCCTGTACTCGCACCTGAAGAACTCGCAGGACCTCAGAATGCGCATCGCGCTGTTCGCGCTGAACGAACTCGCCGACCGCGTCGCCGATGCCGTCGCCGGTCGGGCCGGCAGGGACGCTCTAGCCGCGTTCGCTGACGCCTACCGCGACTACGCCAGGGAGCACCCGGGCCGCTATGCCGCCGCCCGACTCCGGCTCGATCCGGAAACGGCGGCCGCCAGTGCCGGTGTCCGGCACGCGCAGATGGCTCGGGCGATCTTGCGGGGCTACGGGTTGGACGAGCCGGACGCGACTCATGCGGTCCGGATGCTGGGCAGCGTCTTCCACGGCTACGTCAGCTTGGAGCTAGCCGGTGGTTTCGAACACAGCGCTCCCGACGCGCTGGAATCCTGGGAATGGATCGTGGATTCGCTCGACGCGGTGTTACGCAACCGCAGCACTCGCTGA
- a CDS encoding DUF4387 domain-containing protein, with amino-acid sequence MSGNAHPRTVADLALEVRSKNAGPFWVTMELFMRDTAGYAVVADPGFLDAPLIARLYGVPADAIRIFRIPALNVVKISFPRPVAQGSLRDRDIHAGQHHVPLAMLPLPESL; translated from the coding sequence ATGTCCGGTAACGCCCACCCCCGCACCGTCGCCGACCTCGCGCTGGAGGTTCGGTCGAAGAACGCCGGCCCGTTCTGGGTGACGATGGAGCTGTTCATGCGCGACACCGCCGGGTACGCCGTGGTGGCCGACCCGGGCTTCCTGGACGCGCCGCTGATCGCCCGCCTCTACGGCGTACCGGCCGACGCCATCCGCATCTTCCGGATACCGGCGCTGAACGTCGTCAAGATTTCGTTCCCGCGCCCGGTCGCGCAGGGCAGCCTGCGCGACCGTGACATCCACGCCGGGCAGCACCACGTGCCCCTGGCCATGCTCCCGCTGCCGGAGTCGCTTTGA
- a CDS encoding AraC family transcriptional regulator, protein MDVVSEVLRMSGVRGSLGAQIEAGGRWAMALDDFPGAALHVAITGRARVTVPGREPVELAAGDVVLLGAGLEHRLSDSADEYGAPTAEFEVPEPGRVIRLGTPPVRTRLVTIFYDCDHTARTQVLPTLPDLLHIPGGDGTEGVGDIVRLLTRELAHPRFAGTAVLDGLVDIMLIQLLRAWLPGRPGDQRGTWLGMLTDPIVHRALQHLHADPAHPWTTAKLAATLAVSRATLARRFPAAIGQSPVAYLTQWRMDLAAARLRSGSGSVEAVAASVGYLSVPAFSRAFTRAHGQAPGRFRSAPAESVGTKPT, encoded by the coding sequence ATGGATGTGGTCAGCGAGGTGTTACGAATGTCCGGCGTCCGTGGGAGCCTCGGTGCCCAGATCGAGGCGGGCGGGCGCTGGGCGATGGCCCTGGACGACTTTCCCGGTGCGGCCCTGCACGTGGCCATCACCGGACGCGCGCGGGTCACGGTCCCTGGGCGCGAGCCGGTCGAGCTGGCAGCCGGCGATGTCGTACTGCTGGGGGCCGGCCTCGAACATCGCCTCAGTGACTCGGCCGATGAGTACGGCGCTCCCACGGCGGAATTCGAAGTCCCAGAGCCCGGCAGGGTGATCCGGCTCGGCACGCCACCCGTCCGGACGCGCTTGGTCACCATCTTCTACGACTGCGACCACACCGCGCGGACCCAGGTTCTCCCTACCCTGCCGGACCTGCTGCACATCCCCGGTGGCGACGGCACCGAAGGGGTCGGCGACATAGTTCGCCTTCTCACCCGGGAGCTGGCCCACCCCCGGTTCGCCGGCACAGCGGTGCTCGACGGCCTCGTCGACATCATGCTGATCCAGTTGCTACGCGCATGGCTGCCCGGCCGGCCCGGCGACCAGCGCGGCACCTGGCTCGGCATGCTGACCGACCCGATCGTCCATCGAGCCCTCCAGCACCTCCACGCTGATCCCGCGCACCCTTGGACGACCGCGAAGCTGGCCGCCACCCTCGCGGTGTCGCGGGCGACGCTTGCCCGGCGTTTCCCGGCCGCCATCGGCCAGAGCCCGGTCGCCTACCTGACCCAGTGGCGGATGGACCTCGCCGCCGCCCGCCTGCGGAGCGGCTCTGGATCGGTCGAGGCGGTCGCCGCCTCTGTGGGCTACCTCTCGGTGCCGGCCTTCAGCCGCGCCTTCACTCGCGCCCATGGGCAGGCACCTGGCCGCTTCCGCAGCGCCCCAGCCGAGAGCGTCGGTACCAAGCCGACCTAA
- a CDS encoding YafY family protein produces MARPTAQVLTLLELLQSGGIRTMAELAHRLGVDERTVRRYVGHLIDLDVPVESVRGRHGGYRLAPGYRMPPLMLSDDEALAVLLGLVAGRRTGLATTSDTASETAAAKIRRVLPERLARRLGTVLEALAFTAPPGEFGAPQTGVLLTVADAVRHHQPLSIRYTSADGRRSARTLHPYGLVAHSGRWYVTGADPGIGEDRTLRLDRITDARALPGSFEPPVGPDPAQRVLSALAKAPYRYEVTLRIQATVEQIRTRLPASIASVEAADADLDTEGWLRVELRAERLDWLPPVLAALDRPFVIERPDELRGLVTALAERLTTSARRVRPVPEPSP; encoded by the coding sequence GTGGCTCGACCTACCGCTCAGGTCCTTACCCTGTTGGAGCTCCTGCAGTCAGGCGGCATCCGGACGATGGCCGAACTCGCCCACCGTCTGGGCGTCGACGAGCGCACCGTGCGGCGGTACGTGGGTCACCTGATCGACCTCGACGTGCCCGTCGAGTCGGTACGCGGTCGTCACGGCGGGTACCGACTCGCGCCCGGGTACCGCATGCCGCCGCTCATGCTCAGCGACGACGAAGCCCTCGCCGTGCTGCTCGGCCTGGTCGCGGGTCGCAGGACAGGGCTGGCGACGACGTCCGACACGGCGAGTGAGACGGCAGCGGCCAAGATCCGTCGGGTACTGCCCGAGCGCCTCGCCCGCAGACTCGGCACCGTGCTCGAGGCCCTCGCCTTCACGGCTCCGCCCGGCGAATTCGGCGCCCCGCAGACTGGGGTTCTCCTCACTGTCGCCGATGCGGTGCGCCATCACCAGCCGTTGTCGATCAGATACACCAGTGCCGACGGCCGGCGCAGTGCACGGACGCTGCACCCGTACGGCCTCGTCGCCCATTCGGGCCGGTGGTACGTCACGGGTGCGGACCCTGGGATCGGCGAGGACCGGACGTTGCGGCTTGATCGGATCACGGACGCGAGGGCCCTTCCCGGCTCCTTCGAGCCACCCGTCGGACCCGATCCGGCGCAGCGCGTCCTTTCGGCGCTCGCCAAGGCGCCGTACCGGTATGAAGTGACCCTGCGGATCCAGGCGACGGTGGAGCAGATCCGTACCCGACTTCCGGCCAGCATCGCGAGCGTGGAGGCGGCAGACGCAGATCTCGACACGGAGGGCTGGCTGCGCGTCGAACTGCGGGCGGAGCGGCTCGACTGGCTGCCCCCGGTGCTCGCGGCGCTCGACCGGCCGTTCGTCATCGAGCGGCCGGACGAACTCCGCGGGCTCGTCACCGCGCTCGCCGAGCGGCTCACGACCAGCGCCCGCAGAGTCCGTCCTGTACCTGAGCCCAGCCCGTGA
- a CDS encoding FAD-binding dehydrogenase has translation MTTRTADADVMVIGAGLAGLVATAELVTAGRSVLLLDQEPEQSLGGQAFWSFGGLFLVDSPEQRRMGIRDSTELAWQDWLGSAGFDRPEDAWPRRWAEAYVDFAAGEKRAWLRGLGVKMFPIVGWAERGGYDATGHGNSVPRFHVTWGTGPGLLEPFIAIVREAAGRGLVRFAFRHRVDALTVSDGAVVGATGRVLEPSDAARGVASSREAIGDFDYTAQAVIVTSGGIGGNHDLVRRNWPTRLGTPPTHMISGVPAHVDGRMLTITQDAGGAVINPDRMWHYVEGIQNWNPIWEAHGIRILPGPSSVWLDARGRRLPVPLYPGFDTLGTLAHLRTTGHDHSWFILTQKIIEKEFALSGSEQNPDLTGRSVKQVLGRLRAGAPAPVEAFKRHGADFVVADRLHELVKGMNALTDEPLLDPLDIQRTIEARDRELTNSFTKDMQIAAIRNFRNYRGDRLMRTAAPHRILDPKAGPLIAVRLHVLTRKTLGGLHTDLDGRVLDGADQPVPGLYAAGEASGFGGGGMHGYRALEGTFLGGCLFSGRQAGRAVATTVG, from the coding sequence ATGACCACCAGGACAGCGGACGCGGACGTGATGGTGATCGGCGCGGGCCTCGCCGGACTGGTGGCCACCGCCGAACTCGTCACCGCCGGCCGATCCGTCCTGCTGCTCGACCAGGAGCCTGAGCAGAGCCTCGGCGGCCAGGCGTTCTGGTCGTTCGGCGGGCTGTTCCTGGTCGACTCGCCCGAGCAGCGCCGGATGGGCATCCGCGACTCGACCGAACTCGCCTGGCAGGACTGGCTAGGCAGCGCCGGGTTCGACCGTCCCGAGGACGCGTGGCCACGGCGCTGGGCCGAGGCGTACGTCGACTTCGCCGCCGGCGAGAAACGCGCGTGGCTGCGGGGCCTCGGCGTCAAGATGTTCCCCATCGTCGGCTGGGCCGAGCGCGGCGGCTACGACGCCACCGGACACGGCAACTCGGTGCCCCGCTTCCACGTCACCTGGGGTACCGGGCCGGGGCTGCTCGAACCGTTCATCGCGATCGTGCGGGAGGCCGCGGGACGCGGCCTCGTCCGGTTCGCCTTCCGGCACCGGGTCGACGCGCTGACCGTCAGCGACGGCGCGGTGGTGGGCGCCACGGGCCGGGTCCTGGAGCCCAGCGACGCCGCCCGCGGCGTCGCCAGCTCGCGGGAAGCGATCGGCGACTTCGACTACACCGCGCAGGCCGTCATCGTCACCTCCGGCGGCATCGGCGGCAACCACGACCTGGTCCGCCGCAACTGGCCCACACGGCTCGGCACTCCGCCCACCCACATGATCAGCGGCGTGCCCGCCCATGTGGACGGCCGCATGTTGACCATCACGCAGGACGCCGGCGGCGCCGTGATCAACCCCGACCGGATGTGGCACTACGTCGAGGGCATCCAGAACTGGAACCCGATCTGGGAGGCGCACGGCATCCGGATTCTGCCCGGGCCGTCCTCCGTCTGGCTCGATGCGCGCGGACGACGACTGCCGGTGCCGCTCTACCCCGGATTCGACACCCTCGGCACGCTCGCCCACCTGCGCACCACCGGCCACGACCACAGCTGGTTCATTCTCACCCAGAAGATCATCGAGAAGGAGTTCGCGCTCTCCGGCTCGGAGCAGAACCCGGACCTGACCGGTCGCAGCGTCAAACAGGTGCTCGGGCGCCTCCGTGCCGGCGCGCCGGCACCGGTGGAGGCGTTCAAGCGACACGGCGCCGACTTCGTCGTGGCCGACCGGCTGCACGAGCTGGTGAAGGGCATGAACGCGCTCACCGACGAGCCCCTGCTGGACCCGCTCGACATCCAGCGCACGATCGAGGCCCGCGACCGGGAACTGACCAACAGCTTCACCAAGGACATGCAGATCGCCGCCATCCGCAACTTCCGGAACTACCGGGGCGACCGGCTCATGCGGACCGCGGCGCCGCACCGGATCCTCGACCCGAAGGCCGGGCCGCTGATCGCCGTGCGCCTGCATGTGCTCACCCGCAAGACCCTGGGCGGCCTGCACACCGACCTCGACGGTCGGGTGCTGGACGGCGCCGACCAGCCGGTGCCCGGGCTCTACGCCGCCGGCGAGGCCAGCGGGTTCGGCGGTGGCGGCATGCACGGCTACCGCGCGCTGGAAGGCACCTTCCTGGGCGGCTGTCTCTTCTCCGGCCGCCAGGCCGGCCGCGCCGTGGCCACCACCGTCGGATGA
- a CDS encoding SDR family NAD(P)-dependent oxidoreductase — translation MRLHGATALITGAGSGLGRELAADLLRRGANVYATARRPELITLDGVRTLELDITDPASVAAAAAVAADVDLLINNAGVSFGAPLVYGDLDQIRRTFDTHLWGTLTVIRAFAPVLAANGGGGILNMLSAVGWAPFPGNLAYSTAKAAQWGLTNAVRLELAEQGTLVSGVVLGPTATEAMTSFAARMDGGDALLSLMNAPADIARIALDGLEAGKTEIIADTASATTKASLMGEPQAFGLGMLTTR, via the coding sequence ATGCGACTGCACGGAGCGACCGCCCTCATCACTGGAGCCGGCAGCGGCCTCGGCCGGGAGCTGGCCGCGGACCTGCTACGGCGGGGCGCGAACGTCTACGCAACCGCCCGTCGGCCCGAGCTGATCACCCTGGACGGTGTGCGGACTCTCGAGCTCGACATCACCGATCCCGCTTCCGTCGCCGCAGCCGCAGCCGTCGCCGCCGACGTCGACCTGCTGATCAACAATGCCGGCGTCTCCTTCGGCGCCCCGCTCGTGTACGGGGACCTCGACCAGATCCGGCGGACCTTCGACACCCACCTCTGGGGCACGCTGACCGTGATCCGGGCGTTCGCCCCGGTACTCGCCGCCAACGGCGGCGGCGGCATCCTGAACATGCTGTCCGCGGTGGGGTGGGCGCCGTTCCCCGGCAACCTCGCCTATTCGACGGCCAAGGCGGCGCAGTGGGGACTGACCAACGCCGTCCGGCTCGAACTCGCCGAGCAGGGCACTCTGGTCAGCGGGGTGGTGCTGGGGCCGACGGCAACCGAGGCGATGACATCCTTCGCGGCCCGGATGGACGGCGGTGACGCGTTGCTCAGCCTCATGAACGCTCCGGCCGACATCGCCCGCATCGCTCTCGACGGCCTCGAGGCGGGAAAGACCGAGATCATCGCGGACACCGCGAGTGCGACCACCAAGGCGTCGCTGATGGGCGAGCCGCAGGCCTTCGGCTTGGGGATGCTGACGACCCGCTGA
- a CDS encoding phosphoglycerate dehydrogenase, which translates to MMPTILITTDYLAPGDEVDAYLTGLGFTTRHDPMRGPRRPEQLIAALAGVEGALIANEPMTAEVLRQASDLRAVVRTGVGYDSVDVAAAGRLGISVSNLPGINANAVAEYTMGLLLAQARCLVPMAAGVAAGGWPRTDGHELRGKTLGLIGRGAVAQQVAPLAAAFGMTVLCTGSLPAPVTRVTLDELLRDADFVSVHTALTPLTRHLIDTAALARMKPGAHLINTARGPLVDEAALVEAVRSGRLAGAALDVVDVEPLPADSVLRGVAGITVYSHMAGQTAEARLAAGMEGARELVAALDGRPAHSLTESKEPA; encoded by the coding sequence ATGATGCCGACCATCCTCATCACCACCGACTACCTCGCCCCGGGCGACGAGGTGGACGCCTACCTGACCGGGCTCGGCTTCACGACGCGGCACGACCCCATGCGGGGACCACGCCGGCCGGAGCAGCTGATCGCGGCCCTGGCCGGCGTCGAGGGGGCGCTGATCGCCAACGAGCCGATGACCGCGGAGGTGCTGCGCCAGGCATCGGACCTGCGCGCCGTCGTGCGTACCGGAGTCGGGTACGACTCCGTCGACGTGGCCGCCGCCGGTCGGCTCGGGATCAGCGTGAGCAACCTGCCCGGGATCAACGCCAACGCGGTGGCCGAGTACACCATGGGGTTGCTGCTCGCCCAGGCCCGGTGCCTGGTGCCGATGGCCGCCGGGGTGGCCGCCGGCGGCTGGCCCCGCACCGACGGCCACGAGCTGCGCGGCAAGACGCTCGGCCTGATCGGGCGGGGCGCGGTGGCCCAGCAGGTGGCGCCGCTGGCCGCCGCCTTCGGTATGACGGTGCTGTGCACCGGCAGCCTGCCCGCGCCGGTCACCCGGGTGACGCTCGACGAGTTGCTGCGCGACGCCGACTTCGTGTCGGTCCACACCGCACTGACCCCGCTCACGCGCCATCTCATCGACACCGCCGCGTTGGCCCGGATGAAGCCGGGCGCGCACCTGATCAACACTGCACGCGGGCCGCTCGTGGACGAGGCCGCCCTGGTCGAGGCGGTCCGGTCCGGCCGGCTGGCGGGCGCAGCCCTCGACGTGGTGGACGTGGAGCCGCTGCCCGCCGACAGCGTCCTGCGCGGCGTGGCGGGCATCACTGTCTACTCGCACATGGCCGGGCAGACTGCCGAGGCCCGGCTGGCCGCGGGGATGGAGGGCGCCAGGGAACTCGTCGCCGCCCTCGACGGCCGGCCCGCCCACTCGCTCACCGAATCGAAGGAGCCGGCATGA
- a CDS encoding VOC family protein, whose protein sequence is MNLVSVRIITGDVARLVDFYERVTGVQADWATEDFAELRTASGTLAIGSTRTVALFAPGSAQPADNRSLIIEFLVDDVDSVHQNLTSVVEDFVNEPTTLPWGNRSLLFRDPDGNLVNVFTPVTPAAIEKFAR, encoded by the coding sequence ATGAACCTCGTCTCGGTCCGGATCATCACTGGTGATGTCGCACGCCTCGTCGACTTCTACGAACGGGTCACGGGAGTGCAGGCGGACTGGGCCACCGAGGACTTCGCTGAGCTGCGGACCGCCTCCGGCACTCTCGCGATCGGCAGCACTCGCACCGTCGCACTGTTCGCGCCCGGGTCCGCTCAACCGGCGGACAACCGCAGCCTGATCATCGAGTTCCTCGTCGACGACGTGGACAGCGTGCATCAGAACCTGACCAGCGTCGTCGAAGACTTCGTCAACGAGCCCACCACGCTGCCCTGGGGCAACCGGTCACTGCTGTTCCGTGACCCCGACGGCAACCTCGTCAACGTCTTCACTCCGGTCACCCCGGCCGCCATCGAAAAATTCGCGCGCTGA